In one Echinicola marina genomic region, the following are encoded:
- a CDS encoding RagB/SusD family nutrient uptake outer membrane protein: protein MKIFEYKLIKLVTALSLVTTFSCSEYLDASLEDQILAQETDYSQSQNMILLLNGSYAELYGFQWETFPLISVRGDDANPAGDQEPLFKTDTYDYDRSFWIYNSTWLNMYSDIIYWNGAIEEIQKYQEAGASAANASQYIAEINVMRGYNLLQLARLWNNILIPVSSDPNALYEVELTPFNETMQYISDLMDQAMPSLPNVHPNQRSDIRGGVTRYTALAIKALANLEMENYQGVVDATGEIISSGEFMLETDYYQLFKIPGKLNNENILEFQYSDYGAESGTSDRFPWQVYGPQAVGWQPAVPGSSGGWGFWEPTEKYIKFMLDRNDRKRLETTVLFTPDGISDIESDPNYANLPNWITNITPDGDGFGNAPRYRFLSGKHYLPTTQLTPGRFNYGENKNMIAIRYAEILLIHAEALVSGASSNVMSADEAVNAVRSRANLGMLSGVTLDEVLDEKFAEFGMEWGVRFFDLVRHDRTSELNYGSRNFNEGDRFLPYPLDQQDILPQLKEASNQ from the coding sequence ATGAAAATATTTGAATATAAACTGATTAAATTGGTCACAGCATTAAGCTTAGTGACTACCTTTTCCTGTAGCGAATACCTGGATGCATCCTTAGAAGATCAAATCCTGGCCCAGGAAACTGATTATTCCCAATCCCAAAACATGATATTATTGCTTAATGGATCTTATGCAGAGCTTTATGGGTTTCAGTGGGAAACCTTTCCGTTAATTTCTGTCAGAGGCGATGATGCTAACCCTGCGGGGGACCAAGAACCCCTTTTCAAAACAGATACTTATGACTATGACAGGAGCTTCTGGATTTATAATTCCACATGGCTAAATATGTATTCCGATATCATTTATTGGAATGGAGCCATCGAAGAGATCCAAAAATACCAAGAAGCTGGTGCAAGTGCAGCAAATGCCAGTCAATACATCGCGGAAATCAATGTCATGAGAGGATACAACCTTCTTCAGCTGGCCAGATTGTGGAATAACATCCTAATTCCCGTGAGCTCTGATCCCAATGCACTATACGAAGTAGAGCTCACTCCATTTAATGAAACCATGCAGTATATCTCTGATTTGATGGATCAGGCCATGCCCAGTCTACCCAATGTCCACCCTAACCAACGCTCGGACATCAGAGGAGGCGTCACACGATACACTGCATTAGCCATTAAAGCATTGGCCAACCTGGAAATGGAAAACTACCAAGGTGTAGTTGATGCCACTGGAGAGATCATCAGCAGCGGAGAATTCATGCTAGAAACTGATTACTATCAGTTATTTAAAATCCCAGGAAAGCTAAACAATGAAAATATTCTTGAATTCCAATATTCAGATTACGGCGCTGAAAGTGGTACTTCAGACAGATTCCCTTGGCAAGTATATGGCCCTCAAGCCGTAGGCTGGCAACCCGCCGTGCCTGGATCAAGTGGCGGATGGGGCTTCTGGGAACCTACAGAAAAATACATCAAGTTTATGCTTGACCGGAATGATCGAAAGCGTCTCGAAACAACCGTACTATTTACGCCTGATGGAATCAGTGATATTGAATCAGATCCAAACTATGCCAATTTACCTAACTGGATTACCAATATCACCCCTGATGGGGACGGTTTTGGCAATGCCCCCAGGTATAGGTTCCTCAGTGGAAAACATTATCTGCCTACTACCCAGTTGACCCCTGGAAGGTTTAATTATGGCGAGAATAAAAACATGATCGCCATCCGGTACGCAGAAATCCTATTGATACATGCAGAGGCACTGGTAAGCGGCGCCTCCAGCAATGTCATGTCAGCAGATGAAGCAGTCAATGCTGTAAGATCCAGGGCTAATCTAGGCATGCTAAGTGGGGTGACTTTGGACGAAGTGTTGGATGAAAAATTTGCCGAATTCGGTATGGAATGGGGTGTTCGTTTCTTTGACTTGGTAAGGCATGACCGCACAAGTGAACTTAACTATGGAAGCAGAAATTTCAATGAAGGTGATAGGTTCCTGCCTTATCCACTTGACCAACAAGACATCCTTCCTCAACTAAAAGAGGCAAGTAATCAATAA
- a CDS encoding LamG domain-containing protein, whose protein sequence is MKLTSKIFIAGLMATSFACKDGYIDDISQVPPASDETAPMVNINFPEEGPLTWVPQDVMSINIDFEVEDDVEIQDITVALDGSEIGSYSDFKDYRRTAVKLPYDNITNGEHTLTVTANDLSGKTTTSTVAFSKPEFYVPQYDGEIFYMPFDNEYLELVSVSEASVVGDPGFAGESASGANAYAGATDSYLTFPTADLINDAFSASLWYKVDADPNRAGILVMGPPDEANPEAQNKRTAGFRLFREAAGSNQRIKLNVGNGSGENWFDGGSAADINPNSNEWVHIAFTISGTECTVYINGTVVSQGTYPGISWEGCDILSIGSGAPRFTGWGHLSDNSYIDELRIFNRALSSSEVQTIMDNEQP, encoded by the coding sequence ATGAAATTAACTTCTAAAATATTTATTGCAGGTTTGATGGCAACAAGTTTTGCCTGTAAAGACGGTTATATAGACGACATCAGTCAAGTTCCACCAGCCTCAGATGAAACTGCTCCCATGGTCAACATCAACTTCCCTGAGGAAGGCCCACTTACCTGGGTTCCTCAAGATGTGATGTCTATCAATATTGATTTTGAAGTAGAAGATGATGTAGAAATTCAGGACATCACTGTGGCCTTGGATGGCAGTGAAATCGGCAGCTATTCGGATTTCAAAGATTACAGAAGAACAGCTGTCAAACTGCCCTATGACAATATCACGAATGGTGAACATACTTTAACTGTAACCGCCAATGACCTATCTGGAAAAACAACAACAAGCACAGTAGCCTTTTCCAAGCCAGAGTTCTATGTACCTCAATACGATGGAGAGATTTTCTATATGCCATTTGATAACGAGTATTTGGAACTGGTCAGTGTAAGTGAAGCCAGTGTGGTAGGGGATCCTGGTTTTGCAGGTGAAAGTGCTTCTGGTGCCAATGCCTACGCAGGTGCAACGGATTCCTATTTGACCTTCCCTACAGCTGATTTAATCAATGATGCATTCAGTGCTTCCCTATGGTACAAGGTCGATGCAGATCCTAACAGAGCGGGTATATTGGTCATGGGACCGCCTGATGAAGCCAATCCTGAGGCCCAAAACAAGCGTACTGCTGGCTTTAGACTCTTTAGAGAGGCTGCTGGAAGTAACCAACGTATAAAACTAAATGTGGGGAATGGCAGTGGTGAAAACTGGTTTGACGGTGGTAGTGCGGCTGATATCAACCCGAACAGCAATGAATGGGTACATATAGCTTTTACGATTTCCGGAACAGAATGTACCGTTTATATCAATGGAACAGTGGTGAGTCAAGGTACTTATCCGGGTATTTCCTGGGAGGGCTGTGACATCCTGTCTATTGGCTCCGGAGCGCCTAGATTCACTGGATGGGGACACCTTTCTGACAATAGCTATATTGATGAACTCCGCATCTTTAACAGAGCGCTTTCCTCATCTGAAGTGCAGACAATCATGGATAATGAACAGCCGTAA
- a CDS encoding glucoamylase family protein — protein MMKHSVFLVFFILFLSCKEEGSITPLQLIDAKVGDKTLNSQGPSNNIPIDRTISLTFSQAIQRESISAAISLSSEGIPVKFNTNLISNTTIIISPVGTLATSSNYTLSISSALTASNGAHFTETTIEFTTILGSVEITSVQLSGGDTTRTGRIQNVPVNFSTELTFNKPLDPSSLQAAFSITGPDNPNLQYELMDNNQKLTLSVSTPLQYLSKYSLKINQQLKGINGENYAGLNSTFYTQIDETPKFPLLSEDALLTKIQSQTFRYFWDFAHPTSGLARERNSSGNTVTIGGSGFGVMSLIVGVERGFITRQQAIERWTKILDFLTSADRFHGVWPHWMNGETGKTIPFSSKDNGGDLVETAFMIQGILTVRAYLDANKPEEKELIDKITHLWETVEWDWYTQNDSNVLYWHWSPDYEWEINLPIRGYNESLIVYVLAASSPTHPIDKAVYDAGWARNGSIKNGNSFYGHELPLGNDLGGPLFFAHYSFLGLDPRNLSDQYANYWDQNQAHSLINQAYCIQNPKGFVGYTETAWGLTASDSPSGYSAHSPSNDLGVITPTAAISSLPYTPEASMKAMKYFYYQLGDKIWGEYGFYDAYNITENWYADSYLAIDQGPIILMIENYRTGLLWNLFMTNEEVQSGLDKLEFTY, from the coding sequence ATGATGAAGCACTCAGTTTTTCTGGTATTTTTTATCCTTTTCCTCTCCTGCAAAGAAGAGGGTTCCATTACACCTTTGCAGCTGATTGACGCCAAAGTGGGTGATAAAACACTTAACTCACAAGGTCCCAGTAATAATATTCCTATAGATAGAACGATCAGCTTAACCTTTTCTCAGGCTATCCAAAGAGAAAGTATATCTGCTGCCATTTCTTTATCCTCCGAAGGCATTCCGGTCAAGTTTAACACCAACCTTATTAGCAACACAACTATCATTATCAGCCCTGTTGGCACCTTAGCAACCAGTAGTAACTATACTTTGTCTATATCTTCGGCCCTAACCGCCTCCAACGGAGCTCATTTTACAGAAACCACCATAGAGTTCACTACGATATTGGGCTCAGTTGAAATTACCAGTGTGCAATTATCAGGTGGTGATACCACTAGAACAGGCCGAATCCAAAATGTCCCTGTAAACTTTAGCACGGAATTGACCTTCAACAAACCACTGGATCCATCTTCTCTACAAGCCGCCTTTTCCATTACTGGTCCTGATAACCCCAACCTACAGTATGAGCTGATGGATAACAACCAAAAATTAACACTTTCAGTCTCAACTCCTTTACAGTACCTATCCAAATATTCCCTAAAAATCAATCAGCAACTTAAAGGCATCAACGGAGAAAACTATGCAGGCCTTAATAGTACTTTCTATACCCAAATAGATGAAACGCCTAAGTTCCCATTGCTTTCCGAAGATGCATTACTCACAAAAATACAGTCCCAAACATTCCGTTATTTTTGGGATTTTGCCCATCCGACGAGTGGATTGGCGAGAGAAAGAAACAGTTCAGGCAACACCGTCACCATAGGCGGTTCAGGATTTGGTGTAATGTCTCTCATAGTAGGAGTGGAAAGAGGTTTTATTACCAGGCAACAGGCTATTGAACGATGGACAAAAATACTGGATTTCCTGACTTCCGCTGATCGTTTTCATGGAGTATGGCCTCACTGGATGAATGGCGAAACAGGTAAAACCATCCCATTCAGTTCAAAAGATAACGGAGGGGATTTGGTAGAAACAGCCTTTATGATCCAAGGTATACTCACTGTGAGGGCCTATCTCGATGCCAACAAACCTGAAGAAAAAGAGCTCATAGATAAAATCACCCATCTTTGGGAAACGGTGGAATGGGACTGGTATACCCAAAACGACAGCAATGTACTTTACTGGCACTGGTCTCCCGATTATGAATGGGAAATAAACCTCCCTATTCGTGGCTATAATGAATCGTTGATTGTCTATGTGCTTGCCGCATCATCCCCTACACATCCTATTGACAAGGCTGTTTATGATGCAGGTTGGGCCAGAAATGGCAGTATAAAAAACGGCAACTCATTCTATGGACATGAGCTACCATTGGGCAATGATCTTGGAGGCCCTTTGTTCTTTGCACACTATTCCTTCTTAGGGCTTGATCCCAGAAACCTTTCCGATCAGTACGCCAACTATTGGGACCAGAATCAAGCCCACAGCCTGATCAACCAAGCATATTGCATCCAAAACCCAAAAGGTTTTGTTGGTTATACCGAAACTGCTTGGGGACTGACAGCCAGTGATAGCCCTAGTGGCTACAGCGCGCACTCCCCTTCCAATGATCTTGGTGTCATCACACCTACTGCTGCTATTTCATCTTTGCCTTATACCCCTGAGGCTTCTATGAAAGCCATGAAATATTTCTACTACCAGCTGGGAGATAAAATCTGGGGAGAGTATGGCTTTTATGATGCCTACAATATCACTGAAAACTGGTATGCAGACAGTTATTTGGCCATTGATCAAGGCCCTATAATTCTAATGATTGAAAATTATCGGACTGGATTGCTTTGGAACCTATTCATGACAAATGAAGAAGTCCAATCTGGTCTGGACAAACTGGAATTCACTTATTGA
- a CDS encoding flavin reductase family protein: protein MKTINPKDISVADFHSYMLGAIVPRPIAFASTIDANGQVNLSPFSFFNAFGSNPPILIFSPARRVRDNTTKHSLENVMEVQEVVISIVDYNMVQQMSLSSTEYRKGVNEFVKSGLTPVASDLVGPPRVKESPVSFECKVLEVKEIGQEGGAANLVICEILLAHIDEHILGVDGKIDPHKLDAVARMGGNWYCRASGAALFEVEKPIKTLGIGVDQIPERIRMSSVLTGNDLGCLGNVEELPSEEEVFLYGNKPEIEEMKIRFQNDEESLIFHLHQYAQELIQEKKIMEAWLVLLQYY from the coding sequence ATGAAGACAATAAATCCCAAAGATATTTCAGTAGCAGACTTTCATAGTTATATGTTGGGAGCAATAGTTCCAAGGCCCATAGCCTTTGCAAGCACTATTGATGCCAATGGTCAGGTAAATCTTAGCCCTTTTAGTTTTTTTAATGCCTTTGGTTCCAATCCGCCCATTTTGATTTTTTCTCCTGCGAGAAGAGTGAGGGACAACACCACAAAACACAGTTTGGAAAATGTAATGGAAGTCCAAGAAGTGGTTATCAGTATAGTAGACTATAATATGGTACAGCAGATGTCACTAAGTAGCACCGAATATAGGAAGGGGGTAAATGAATTTGTAAAATCAGGTCTTACACCAGTCGCTTCTGATTTGGTAGGTCCACCTAGGGTGAAGGAATCTCCGGTAAGTTTTGAGTGCAAGGTGCTGGAAGTAAAGGAAATTGGCCAAGAAGGGGGGGCGGCAAATTTGGTGATTTGTGAAATTTTGTTGGCACATATTGATGAGCATATTTTGGGAGTGGATGGGAAGATAGATCCTCATAAATTGGATGCGGTGGCGCGGATGGGCGGTAATTGGTATTGCAGGGCAAGTGGAGCAGCGCTTTTTGAGGTGGAAAAACCGATCAAGACACTAGGGATAGGAGTGGACCAAATCCCCGAAAGGATACGAATGAGTTCGGTCTTAACGGGTAATGACCTTGGGTGCTTAGGTAATGTTGAAGAGTTGCCGAGTGAAGAAGAAGTATTTTTATATGGTAATAAACCTGAAATAGAAGAAATGAAAATTCGTTTTCAAAACGATGAGGAGAGTCTGATATTTCATTTGCATCAATATGCACAAGAGCTGATCCAAGAGAAAAAAATTATGGAAGCTTGGCTTGTACTGCTTCAATATTATTGA
- a CDS encoding SusC/RagA family TonB-linked outer membrane protein: MIKSLRISKESWKPKIPQLGKLSMVLLLVFAVTLSTAAAQDTNVTGTVLDQGGEPIPGVNILEQGTTNGTVTDLDGKYSITVSSPDATLNFSFIGFESRLVELNGRTQLDITLQEELTGLDEVVVIGYGAQKEKEMTSAITTLKTEDLVKTPSSNAMQSLQGKVAGVQIVSKGAPGASPTVRVRGIGSFEGGGAPLYVVDGMFFDNIDFLNSNDIKTLSVLKDASASAIYGARASNGVVLIETNSGEYEQEAEIVYDGYYGVQNPQNVLKMANSQQFVQYINETGSAPDMEFIDNAMQAYGRSRIDPSIPAVNTDWYDEIMSPAAIQNHTLTFSGGSTKTRYSIGGSYFKQDGLLNETRNEYERVNIRANIDSKVKEWITVGGNFTFSTAKQYVGSDAAWFNAYFAVPILPKYDEDFGTSPVALSNAQRLGYRGRQNPFYPLLYNDSRNKVNKINGNLHAELTFIPDKLTFRSAYNYKLDLINARNVNFAYNDGVLNPLSSLSRSSSLYFDQIVDNYLTYKEFFGDHGITATLGQSFRSETFEQLSGNRNDLDPNPTFGNEELWYLNNGQANDINTVSDAGSRIFYLSFFGRLAYNYKEKYLLYATYRQDNYNKFQVDSEDFFTLGAGWVATEEDFFDVKGIDFLKLRASWGQLGNDGISPSVGQPTLQGTNHAINDVRIPGFRLDPTYDLIDKIETTEETNFGLTAKFFQNRLSLEADYYIRNTQSLAVTVLQPLFRGAVRRSVGEIRNQGLELSLNWENQVTDDFSYYIGGNFATLKNTVRGLGGPEYLNAGQAEFRQRSIVGQPYQAFYGYEVQGVFQTEADITNSGYSEQFLTENDLAPGDLMFKDQNEDGVIDDLDRVVLGSYLPELTYGGNLGFRYKNLDFSVLIQGQSGHSILNRKRGEMIFTNDTNIDADLATNLWRGEGTSNKYPSAAGLRKGWNQNFSDYFVEDGSFFRVQNVRMSYSLLDKEVMGVIMPETRITLTAERPLTIFNYNGFNPEVDNGIDRQTYPIPAVYTVGLNVKF, encoded by the coding sequence ATGATTAAGTCTTTACGCATAAGTAAGGAATCATGGAAACCCAAAATCCCTCAACTAGGAAAACTATCCATGGTGTTGCTATTAGTCTTTGCGGTCACCCTCAGTACAGCTGCCGCTCAGGACACCAATGTTACAGGAACAGTACTTGATCAAGGAGGTGAACCCATACCTGGGGTAAACATTCTAGAACAGGGTACCACAAATGGAACCGTCACTGATTTAGACGGTAAGTATTCGATTACAGTCAGCTCTCCAGATGCGACATTAAACTTTTCTTTTATTGGTTTTGAATCAAGGCTCGTTGAGCTAAATGGAAGGACTCAGCTTGACATCACCCTTCAAGAAGAACTAACTGGACTCGATGAAGTAGTTGTCATCGGTTATGGTGCGCAAAAAGAAAAGGAAATGACCTCTGCGATTACCACCTTGAAAACAGAGGACCTGGTCAAAACGCCGAGCTCGAACGCCATGCAATCTCTCCAAGGGAAGGTAGCCGGGGTACAAATCGTCAGTAAAGGCGCACCAGGAGCCTCTCCCACAGTAAGAGTAAGGGGTATAGGTTCCTTTGAAGGAGGTGGAGCCCCTTTATACGTCGTGGACGGTATGTTCTTTGACAATATTGACTTCCTCAACTCCAATGATATCAAGACCCTTTCTGTACTAAAAGATGCTTCTGCATCTGCTATCTATGGTGCAAGGGCTTCCAATGGCGTCGTACTGATAGAGACCAACTCAGGTGAATATGAACAAGAAGCTGAAATTGTCTATGATGGATACTACGGGGTACAAAACCCACAAAACGTCCTCAAAATGGCCAATAGCCAGCAATTTGTGCAATACATCAATGAAACAGGGTCAGCACCAGACATGGAATTCATTGACAATGCCATGCAGGCCTATGGAAGGAGCCGTATAGATCCAAGTATTCCTGCCGTAAACACGGACTGGTACGATGAGATCATGAGCCCTGCTGCTATCCAAAACCATACCTTGACGTTCTCTGGTGGTAGTACCAAAACACGCTATTCCATTGGAGGCAGTTATTTCAAACAGGATGGACTGCTTAACGAGACCAGAAACGAATATGAAAGGGTAAACATCCGCGCCAATATCGACTCTAAAGTCAAAGAATGGATCACTGTGGGCGGTAATTTCACCTTCAGTACAGCCAAACAATATGTAGGATCAGATGCGGCTTGGTTTAACGCCTACTTTGCGGTACCTATTCTTCCTAAATACGATGAAGATTTTGGCACATCACCGGTAGCATTGTCCAATGCTCAAAGACTGGGCTATAGGGGAAGACAAAACCCTTTCTACCCACTTCTCTATAATGACAGCAGAAATAAAGTCAATAAAATCAACGGGAATCTCCATGCCGAGCTGACTTTTATCCCTGATAAATTGACCTTTAGGTCTGCTTATAACTATAAGTTAGATTTAATCAATGCCAGAAATGTCAATTTCGCCTATAATGACGGTGTCCTTAATCCTCTTTCTAGCCTTTCTAGATCTAGCAGCTTGTATTTTGACCAGATTGTGGACAATTATCTTACGTATAAGGAATTCTTTGGTGACCACGGTATAACTGCCACACTGGGACAATCCTTCAGAAGTGAGACCTTTGAACAGCTCAGTGGAAACAGAAATGATTTGGACCCTAATCCTACATTTGGTAATGAAGAGCTATGGTATCTGAACAATGGACAGGCCAATGATATCAATACGGTCTCAGATGCCGGTAGTCGCATATTTTACCTCTCTTTCTTTGGCAGGTTAGCCTATAACTACAAAGAAAAATACTTGCTTTATGCTACCTACCGTCAGGACAATTATAACAAGTTCCAAGTGGATAGTGAAGATTTCTTTACCCTTGGAGCAGGCTGGGTAGCGACCGAAGAGGATTTCTTTGATGTGAAAGGCATCGATTTTCTTAAGTTAAGAGCGTCATGGGGACAGCTTGGTAATGATGGTATCAGCCCATCTGTGGGTCAGCCCACCCTACAGGGAACCAACCACGCCATCAATGATGTGCGAATTCCAGGCTTTAGGCTGGACCCCACTTATGACCTAATCGATAAAATCGAGACTACGGAAGAAACCAACTTTGGTCTGACGGCCAAGTTCTTTCAAAACAGACTGTCCCTAGAAGCTGATTACTATATAAGGAACACACAAAGTCTGGCTGTAACCGTTCTGCAACCCCTGTTCAGAGGTGCGGTGAGAAGAAGCGTTGGTGAGATCAGAAACCAAGGCTTGGAGCTGTCCCTCAATTGGGAAAACCAAGTTACTGATGACTTTTCCTACTATATTGGCGGCAACTTCGCTACCCTAAAAAATACGGTCAGAGGACTTGGAGGGCCTGAATACCTCAATGCCGGTCAGGCAGAATTCCGTCAGCGTTCCATAGTGGGACAGCCCTACCAGGCTTTCTATGGTTACGAAGTTCAAGGCGTATTTCAAACCGAAGCCGATATCACCAATAGTGGTTATTCAGAGCAATTCTTAACTGAAAACGACCTTGCTCCAGGAGATTTGATGTTTAAAGACCAAAATGAAGATGGAGTCATCGATGATTTGGACAGGGTAGTATTGGGTTCTTATTTACCAGAACTCACCTATGGTGGCAATCTTGGTTTTAGGTACAAAAACCTTGACTTTTCGGTACTGATCCAAGGTCAATCAGGCCACAGCATCCTGAATAGAAAAAGAGGGGAAATGATTTTCACTAATGACACCAATATTGACGCAGACTTGGCCACTAATCTATGGAGAGGTGAAGGCACCTCTAACAAATATCCTTCTGCTGCCGGACTGCGTAAAGGATGGAACCAAAATTTCAGTGATTATTTCGTGGAAGACGGTTCTTTCTTTAGGGTTCAAAATGTGCGCATGTCTTATTCACTTCTTGACAAAGAAGTGATGGGAGTAATCATGCCAGAAACGCGTATCACTTTGACAGCAGAACGGCCATTGACCATTTTCAACTATAATGGTTTCAACCCAGAAGTGGATAATGGCATTGACCGACAGACTTATCCTATCCCTGCTGTATATACTGTGGGATTAAATGTCAAGTTCTAA
- a CDS encoding 7TM diverse intracellular signaling domain-containing protein, producing the protein MRKLIYIIFLSAFISTHQLSAQRISGSSTLKIDDNLQERIFSISQLEFFEDSSNLLTFHQIIQPRFQDNFKIRPSFNKNKFDINHTYWVKLSIDKTPESSKKWLMEFYDQTMDLVEIYAPQDNGNYKKIVLGDAVPFGIRNFRHKNFEIIIENASEGISNYYVKIRSSQKADIRIAIRSLNRFIFYALNEYFVYGIFYGMIAIIGLYNLLVYAAVREIKYLYYSFYLVSVGIYAMCVDGIAFQYLWPNYPEWNQIANGVFNYSIVLWAIMFSIKFLNTKYRTPKLHYSLLAILGIKSLLFLIGLFFDQKLFEIKYYDIIPFFFIFTASIYIWYQGYKVARFFVFAYGVLFVGVVIKVLVNAAIIPHMTMVYYSLHIAFLLEMLLLTFALGDRIRILKDNRDRALKRTIKQIEVNYALKEKVNRELELKVQERTQELEQKNSLLEEYNHQLMEKDEEIKRINSLLDKDNWRLKSSIKASFQARLTNQLLSYDEFQRIFPDQSACLRHLEEFKWGNGFICRNCKYTKSSKGPKLFTRRCSRCGHIDSVTAGTIFHGVKFPLEKAFYIAYDIIANTEKQTLEQLSELLDIRKNTVWNFRKKTKQNIEALQLESPHWYDILMMEEEKEKSK; encoded by the coding sequence GTGAGAAAACTTATTTATATCATCTTCCTATCTGCCTTTATATCCACTCATCAGCTATCTGCCCAAAGGATCTCTGGAAGTTCTACACTTAAAATTGATGACAACCTTCAGGAAAGGATTTTTTCCATATCACAATTGGAGTTCTTCGAAGACAGCAGTAATCTCCTTACTTTCCATCAGATCATCCAACCGAGGTTTCAGGACAATTTCAAAATCAGACCTTCATTCAATAAGAACAAGTTCGATATCAACCATACCTATTGGGTAAAACTTTCTATTGACAAAACCCCTGAAAGCAGCAAAAAATGGTTGATGGAGTTTTATGATCAAACCATGGACCTGGTAGAAATATATGCTCCTCAAGATAATGGTAATTATAAAAAAATCGTCCTAGGTGATGCCGTTCCTTTTGGCATACGTAATTTCAGACATAAAAACTTTGAAATAATCATAGAAAATGCTTCTGAAGGGATTTCTAACTATTATGTTAAAATCCGCTCCAGTCAAAAAGCGGATATTCGCATTGCCATCCGCTCCTTAAACCGCTTCATTTTCTATGCATTGAATGAATACTTTGTCTACGGCATCTTTTATGGAATGATCGCCATCATAGGGCTTTACAACCTTTTAGTGTATGCGGCAGTTCGTGAAATCAAATACCTCTATTATTCCTTCTATTTGGTCAGCGTGGGTATTTATGCCATGTGCGTAGACGGAATAGCCTTTCAGTATCTTTGGCCCAACTACCCTGAATGGAACCAAATAGCCAATGGAGTTTTCAATTACTCCATTGTGCTGTGGGCGATTATGTTTTCCATCAAATTTCTCAACACCAAATACCGTACGCCCAAACTCCATTATTCCCTGTTGGCCATTTTGGGAATAAAGTCTTTGCTCTTTCTTATCGGACTGTTTTTTGACCAAAAACTGTTTGAGATCAAATATTACGACATTATTCCCTTCTTTTTCATTTTCACGGCTAGTATTTACATTTGGTACCAAGGCTATAAAGTTGCTCGCTTCTTTGTATTTGCATATGGTGTATTATTCGTTGGAGTGGTGATAAAAGTCTTGGTAAATGCCGCTATTATCCCTCATATGACCATGGTTTATTATAGCCTACACATCGCTTTCCTTTTAGAGATGCTACTTTTGACATTTGCTCTGGGGGACAGGATCAGAATATTAAAAGATAACAGGGACAGGGCCTTGAAAAGAACCATAAAACAAATAGAAGTAAATTATGCCCTAAAGGAAAAAGTAAACCGGGAGTTGGAACTCAAAGTCCAAGAAAGGACCCAAGAGCTGGAACAAAAAAACAGTTTGCTGGAAGAATATAACCATCAACTCATGGAAAAAGATGAAGAAATCAAACGGATAAATTCCCTTTTGGATAAAGATAACTGGAGGCTAAAAAGCAGTATCAAGGCTTCTTTTCAGGCCAGATTAACGAACCAGTTGCTCTCCTATGACGAATTTCAACGTATCTTCCCAGACCAATCCGCTTGTTTAAGGCACCTAGAAGAATTCAAATGGGGCAATGGCTTCATATGCAGAAACTGCAAATACACCAAAAGCTCCAAAGGGCCAAAACTCTTCACCCGCAGATGTAGCCGTTGCGGCCATATTGACTCGGTAACCGCAGGCACTATCTTTCATGGAGTAAAATTCCCCTTGGAAAAGGCCTTTTATATCGCTTACGATATTATTGCCAATACTGAAAAACAAACCTTAGAACAGCTATCAGAACTTTTGGATATTCGTAAAAATACAGTTTGGAACTTCAGAAAGAAAACCAAGCAAAACATTGAAGCCTTACAGTTGGAATCTCCTCACTGGTATGACATCTTGATGATGGAGGAAGAGAAAGAAAAGTCGAAGTAA